The Enterobacter asburiae genome window below encodes:
- the gltB gene encoding glutamate synthase large subunit, whose protein sequence is MLYDKSLEKDNCGFGLIAHIEGEPSHKVVRTAIHALARMQHRGAILADGKTGDGCGLLLQKPDRFFRIVAEERGWRLAKNYAVGMLFLNQDPEKAAASRRIVEEELQRETLSIVGWRNVPTNEGVLGEIALSSLPRIEQIFVNAPAGWRPRDMERRLFIARRRIEKRLQDDKEFYVCSLSNLVNIYKGLCMPADLPRFYLDLADLRLESAICLFHQRFSTNTVPRWPLAQPFRYLAHNGEINTITGNRQWARARTYKFQTPLIPDLHDAAPFVNETGSDSSSMDNMLELLLAGGMDIVRAMRLLVPPAWQNNPDMDPELRAFFDFNSMHMEPWDGPAGIVMSDGRFAACNLDRNGLRPARYVITKDKLITCASEVGIWDYQPDEVVEKGRVGPGELMVIDTRGGRILHSAETDHDLKSRHPYKEWMEKNVRRLVPFEDLSDEEVGRRELDDDTLASFQKQFNYSAEELDSVIRVLGENGQEAVGSMGDDTPFAVLSSQPRIIYDYFRQQFAQVTNPPIDPLREAHVMSLATSIGREMNVFCEAEGQAHRLTFKSPILLYSDFKQLTTMKEEHYRADTLDITFDVTEASLEETVNALCDKAEQMVRNGTVLLVLSDRNIAKNRLPVPAPMAVGAIQTRLVDKSLRCDANIIVETASARDPHHFAVLLGFGATAIYPYLAYETLARLVDTRAIDKDYRAVMLNYRNGINKGLYKIMSKMGISTIASYRCSKLFEAVGLHDEVANLCFQGVVSRIGGAGFADFQQDLVNLSKRAWLARKPLDQGGLLKYVHGGEYHAYNPDVVRTLQQAVQSGEYSDYQQYAELVNNRPAATLRDLIALNPGDEAVSIDEVEPASELFKRFDTAAMSIGALSPEAHEALAEAMNSIGGNSNSGEGGEDPARYGTNKVSRIKQVASGRFGVTPAYLVNADVIQIKVAQGAKPGEGGQLPGDKVTPYIAKLRYSVPGVTLISPPPHHDIYSIEDLAQLIFDLKQVNPKAMISVKLVSEPGVGTIATGVAKAYADLITIAGYDGGTGASPLSSVKYAGCPWELGLVETQQALVANGLRHKIRLQVDGGLKTGLDIIKAAILGAESFGFGTGPMVALGCKYLRICHLNNCATGVATQDEKLRKNHYHGLPFKVTNYFEFIARETRELMAQLGVKRLVDLIGRTDLLKELEGFTAKQQKLELSKLLETAQPHPGKAVYCTENNPPFDNGVLNAQLLQQAKPYVDDKQSKTFWFDIRNTDRSVGASLSGYIAQTHGDQGLAADPITAHFSGTAGQSFGVWNAGGVELYLTGDANDYVGKGMAGGLLAVRPPVGSAFRSHEASIIGNTCLYGATGGRLFAAGRAGERFAVRNSGAITVVEGIGDNGCEYMTGGIVCVLGKTGVNFGAGMTGGFAYVLDEDGEFRKRVNPELVEVLDVDTLAIHEEHLRGLITEHVQHTGSSRGEEILANWPAFSAKFALVKPKSSDVKALLGHRSRSAAELRVQAQ, encoded by the coding sequence ATGTTGTACGATAAATCCCTTGAGAAGGATAACTGTGGTTTCGGCCTGATCGCCCACATAGAAGGCGAACCTAGCCACAAGGTAGTGCGTACTGCTATTCACGCACTGGCCCGAATGCAGCACCGTGGCGCGATTCTTGCCGATGGTAAAACGGGCGACGGTTGCGGCCTGCTGCTGCAAAAACCGGATCGTTTCTTCCGCATCGTGGCGGAAGAGCGCGGCTGGCGTTTAGCCAAAAACTACGCTGTCGGCATGCTGTTCCTGAACCAGGATCCTGAAAAGGCTGCCGCCTCACGCCGCATCGTCGAAGAAGAACTTCAGCGTGAAACCCTGTCGATTGTCGGCTGGCGCAATGTGCCAACCAACGAAGGGGTGCTCGGTGAAATCGCCCTCTCCTCGCTGCCTCGTATTGAACAGATTTTCGTTAACGCGCCTGCGGGCTGGCGTCCGCGTGATATGGAACGCCGTCTGTTTATTGCCCGCCGCCGCATTGAAAAACGTCTCCAGGACGATAAAGAGTTCTACGTCTGTAGCCTCTCTAACCTGGTGAACATCTATAAAGGTCTGTGTATGCCGGCTGACCTGCCGCGCTTCTACCTGGACCTGGCGGACCTGCGTCTGGAATCGGCCATTTGCCTGTTCCACCAGCGCTTCTCCACCAACACCGTTCCACGCTGGCCGCTGGCTCAGCCGTTCCGCTACCTGGCGCACAACGGCGAGATCAACACCATCACCGGTAACCGCCAGTGGGCCCGCGCCCGTACCTATAAGTTCCAGACGCCGCTGATCCCTGACCTGCACGATGCCGCGCCGTTCGTGAACGAAACCGGCTCTGACTCCAGCTCCATGGATAACATGCTGGAACTGCTGCTGGCGGGCGGGATGGACATCGTGCGCGCCATGCGTCTGCTTGTGCCACCGGCCTGGCAGAACAACCCGGATATGGACCCTGAGCTGCGCGCGTTCTTCGACTTTAACTCCATGCACATGGAGCCGTGGGACGGCCCGGCGGGCATCGTCATGTCCGACGGCCGCTTCGCCGCCTGTAACCTGGACCGTAACGGTCTGCGTCCGGCGCGCTACGTCATCACCAAAGACAAGCTCATCACCTGCGCCTCTGAGGTCGGTATCTGGGATTACCAGCCTGACGAAGTGGTCGAGAAGGGCCGCGTCGGTCCGGGCGAGCTGATGGTTATCGACACCCGCGGTGGGCGCATTCTGCACTCAGCCGAAACCGATCACGATCTGAAAAGCCGCCATCCGTACAAAGAGTGGATGGAGAAGAACGTCCGTCGCCTCGTGCCGTTCGAAGATTTATCGGATGAAGAAGTGGGTCGTCGCGAACTGGACGACGACACGCTTGCGAGCTTCCAGAAACAGTTTAACTACAGCGCGGAAGAGCTGGACTCTGTTATTCGCGTACTGGGTGAAAACGGCCAGGAAGCGGTCGGCTCTATGGGGGACGATACCCCGTTTGCCGTGCTCTCCAGCCAGCCGCGCATCATTTACGATTACTTCCGCCAGCAGTTCGCGCAGGTGACCAACCCGCCGATCGACCCGCTGCGCGAAGCGCACGTGATGTCGCTGGCCACCAGCATCGGTCGCGAGATGAACGTCTTCTGCGAAGCCGAAGGCCAGGCGCACCGCCTGACCTTTAAATCGCCGATCCTGCTGTACTCCGATTTCAAACAGCTCACCACCATGAAAGAGGAGCACTACCGCGCAGACACGCTCGATATTACCTTCGACGTGACCGAAGCGAGCCTCGAAGAGACGGTGAATGCGCTGTGTGACAAAGCCGAACAGATGGTGCGTAACGGTACCGTTCTGCTGGTGCTGTCCGACCGTAATATCGCGAAAAACCGTCTGCCGGTACCTGCCCCGATGGCGGTCGGCGCTATCCAGACGCGTCTGGTCGACAAGAGCCTGCGCTGCGACGCCAACATCATTGTTGAAACCGCCAGCGCCCGCGACCCGCACCACTTTGCCGTGCTGTTAGGCTTTGGCGCGACGGCAATCTACCCGTACCTGGCCTACGAAACGCTGGCACGCCTGGTGGATACCCGCGCGATAGACAAAGATTACCGCGCAGTGATGCTGAACTACCGTAACGGCATCAACAAAGGTCTGTACAAGATCATGTCCAAAATGGGCATCTCGACCATTGCATCCTACCGCTGTTCGAAGCTGTTTGAAGCGGTCGGCCTGCATGACGAGGTCGCCAACCTCTGCTTCCAGGGCGTGGTCAGCCGCATCGGCGGCGCCGGTTTTGCTGACTTCCAGCAGGATCTGGTGAACCTGTCCAAACGCGCCTGGCTGGCACGTAAGCCGCTGGATCAGGGCGGTCTGCTGAAATACGTTCACGGCGGCGAATACCACGCCTATAACCCGGACGTGGTGCGCACGCTGCAGCAGGCGGTTCAGAGCGGCGAATACAGCGATTACCAGCAGTACGCTGAGCTGGTAAACAACCGTCCGGCGGCAACGCTGCGCGACCTCATTGCCCTCAATCCGGGTGATGAAGCGGTCAGCATTGACGAGGTTGAGCCTGCATCCGAACTGTTCAAACGCTTCGATACTGCAGCGATGTCCATCGGCGCGCTGAGCCCGGAAGCCCATGAAGCGCTAGCGGAAGCCATGAACAGCATCGGCGGCAACTCCAACTCCGGCGAAGGCGGTGAAGATCCGGCGCGTTACGGCACCAACAAAGTGTCCCGTATCAAGCAGGTGGCATCCGGTCGCTTTGGCGTGACGCCTGCGTACCTGGTCAACGCCGACGTAATCCAGATTAAAGTCGCTCAGGGTGCTAAACCGGGCGAAGGCGGCCAGCTGCCGGGTGATAAAGTTACCCCGTACATCGCCAAACTGCGCTATTCCGTGCCGGGCGTGACGCTGATCTCCCCGCCGCCGCACCACGATATCTACTCTATCGAGGACTTAGCGCAGCTGATTTTCGACCTGAAGCAGGTCAACCCGAAGGCGATGATCTCCGTGAAGCTGGTTTCCGAACCGGGCGTCGGCACCATCGCTACCGGCGTGGCGAAAGCCTATGCGGATCTCATCACCATCGCCGGCTACGACGGCGGCACCGGCGCAAGCCCGCTCTCCTCCGTGAAATATGCGGGATGTCCGTGGGAGCTTGGCCTGGTGGAAACCCAGCAGGCGCTGGTGGCTAACGGTCTGCGTCACAAGATCCGTCTGCAGGTGGACGGCGGCCTGAAAACGGGCCTCGACATCATTAAAGCGGCGATCCTCGGCGCGGAAAGCTTCGGCTTCGGTACCGGCCCAATGGTTGCGCTCGGCTGTAAATACCTGCGTATTTGCCATCTGAACAACTGCGCAACCGGCGTTGCTACCCAGGACGAGAAGCTGCGTAAGAACCACTATCACGGTCTGCCGTTCAAAGTGACCAACTACTTTGAGTTCATCGCACGCGAAACCCGCGAGCTGATGGCGCAGCTGGGCGTGAAACGCCTGGTGGACCTGATTGGCCGTACCGACCTGCTGAAAGAGCTGGAAGGCTTCACGGCGAAGCAGCAGAAGCTGGAGCTGAGCAAGCTGCTGGAAACCGCGCAGCCGCACCCTGGCAAAGCGGTCTACTGCACCGAGAACAACCCGCCGTTCGATAACGGCGTGTTGAACGCACAGCTGTTGCAGCAGGCGAAACCGTACGTGGACGACAAGCAGAGCAAAACGTTCTGGTTTGATATCCGCAACACCGACCGCTCCGTGGGTGCCTCCCTTTCCGGCTACATCGCGCAGACGCACGGTGACCAGGGGCTGGCAGCGGATCCGATTACCGCGCATTTCAGCGGTACCGCGGGTCAGAGCTTCGGCGTATGGAACGCAGGCGGCGTTGAGCTGTACCTGACCGGGGATGCCAACGACTACGTCGGTAAAGGCATGGCGGGCGGTCTGCTGGCGGTGCGTCCTCCGGTCGGCTCAGCCTTCCGCAGCCATGAAGCCAGCATCATCGGTAACACCTGCCTGTACGGCGCGACCGGCGGTCGTCTGTTTGCAGCAGGCCGTGCGGGCGAGCGTTTTGCGGTGCGTAACTCCGGTGCTATCACCGTGGTGGAAGGCATTGGCGATAACGGGTGTGAATACATGACGGGCGGGATTGTTTGCGTTCTGGGTAAAACCGGCGTGAACTTCGGCGCGGGCATGACGGGCGGTTTTGCGTACGTCCTGGACGAAGACGGCGAGTTCCGCAAACGCGTGAACCCGGAGCTGGTAGAAGTGCTGGACGTTGATACGCTGGCTATCCATGAAGAACACCTGCGCGGCTTGATTACCGAACACGTGCAGCATACCGGTTCTTCGCGCGGCGAAGAGATCCTGGCGAACTGGCCGGCGTTCTCTGCGAAATTCGCGCTGGTTAAGCCGAAGTCCAGCGATGTTAAAGCCCTTTTGGGTCACCGTAGTCGTAGCGCAGCAGAGCTGCGCGTGCAGGCGCAGTAA
- a CDS encoding TIGR01212 family radical SAM protein (This family includes YhcC from E. coli K-12, an uncharacterized radical SAM protein.) codes for MQLQKLVNMFGGDLLQRYGQKVHKLTLHGGFSCPNRDGTIGRGGCTFCNVASFADEAQQHHSIAEQLAHQASLVNRAKQYLAYFQAYTSTWAEAQVLRSMYQQAVSQANIVGLCVGTRPDCVPDAVLDLLSEYKEQGYEIWLELGLQTAHDKTLHRINRGHDFACYQRTTRLARERGLKVCSHLIVGLPGEGQQHGLETLEKVVETGVDGIKLHPLHIVTGSIMAKAWEAGRLSGIELEDYTVTAGEMIRHTPPEIVYHRISASARRPTLLAPLWCENRWTGMVEIDRYLQENGVQGSALGHPWVPRLPATAA; via the coding sequence ATGCAGTTACAGAAATTAGTCAATATGTTTGGTGGGGATCTTTTGCAGCGGTACGGGCAAAAGGTTCATAAGCTGACGCTGCACGGCGGGTTTAGCTGCCCGAATCGCGATGGCACCATCGGGCGCGGCGGCTGCACCTTCTGTAACGTTGCGTCCTTTGCTGACGAAGCCCAGCAGCATCACTCTATCGCTGAACAGCTCGCCCATCAGGCCAGCCTGGTGAACCGTGCGAAGCAGTATCTGGCCTATTTTCAGGCCTACACCAGCACGTGGGCGGAGGCGCAGGTGCTGCGCTCTATGTATCAGCAGGCCGTCAGCCAGGCTAACATCGTTGGGCTGTGCGTGGGCACGCGCCCGGACTGCGTACCGGACGCGGTGTTGGACCTGCTCAGCGAGTACAAAGAACAAGGCTACGAGATCTGGCTGGAGCTGGGCTTGCAGACCGCGCACGACAAAACCCTGCACCGTATTAACCGTGGCCATGATTTCGCCTGCTACCAGCGCACCACGCGCCTGGCCCGCGAGCGTGGGCTGAAGGTCTGTTCGCACCTGATTGTCGGCTTGCCGGGTGAAGGGCAGCAGCACGGCCTGGAGACGCTGGAAAAGGTGGTTGAAACCGGCGTGGACGGCATTAAGCTGCACCCGCTGCATATCGTTACGGGAAGCATTATGGCGAAAGCCTGGGAAGCCGGGCGGTTAAGCGGTATTGAGCTTGAAGACTATACGGTGACGGCGGGGGAGATGATTCGCCACACGCCGCCGGAAATCGTCTACCACCGTATTTCGGCCAGCGCCCGCCGCCCAACGCTTCTGGCACCGCTGTGGTGTGAGAACCGCTGGACGGGGATGGTGGAAATCGACCGCTATCTGCAGGAGAACGGCGTGCAGGGCTCGGCGCTTGGCCACCCGTGGGTTCCCCGTCTACCGGCGACGGCCGCCTAA
- a CDS encoding helicase HerA-like C-terminal domain-containing protein translates to MSTPLLIARTLEKELYLLPAMANRHGLITGATGTGKTVTLQKLAESLSEIGVPVFMADVKGDLTGVAQEGTASEKLLERLKNIGITDWTPHNNPVVVWDIFGEKGHPVRATVSDLGPLLLARLLNLNDVQSGVLNIIFRIADDQGLLLLDFKDLRAITQYIGDNAKSFQNQYGNISSASVGAIQRGLLTLEQQGAEHFFGEPMLDIKDWMRTDSSGKGIINILSSEKLYQMPKLYAASLLWMLSELYEQLPEAGDLEKPKLVFFFDEAHLLFSDAPQVLLDKIEQVIRLIRSKGVGVWFVSQNPSDIPDNVLGQLGNRVQHALRAFTPKDQKAVKAAAQTMRANPAFDTEAAIQALGTGEALISFLDAKGSPSVVERAMVIAPCSRMGPVTDDERNGLINHSPVYGKYEDEVDRESAFEMLQKGVQATTESQDAPAAKGQSVAVDDGILGGLKDILFGSTGPRGGKRDGVVQTMAKSAARQVTNQIVRGMLGSLLGGRRR, encoded by the coding sequence ATGAGTACACCATTGTTAATTGCCCGGACGCTGGAAAAAGAGCTGTATTTACTGCCCGCAATGGCGAACCGCCACGGTCTGATCACCGGAGCGACCGGGACGGGGAAAACCGTCACCCTGCAAAAGCTGGCGGAGTCGCTTTCGGAGATTGGCGTACCGGTCTTTATGGCTGACGTGAAAGGTGATTTAACCGGTGTGGCTCAGGAAGGGACGGCCTCTGAAAAACTGCTCGAACGGCTGAAGAATATTGGCATCACGGACTGGACGCCGCATAACAATCCGGTGGTAGTGTGGGATATTTTTGGTGAGAAAGGCCACCCGGTGCGGGCTACCGTCTCCGATCTCGGCCCGCTGCTGCTGGCCCGTCTGCTTAACCTCAACGACGTGCAGTCCGGCGTGCTGAATATTATCTTCCGCATTGCCGACGATCAGGGACTGCTGCTGCTTGATTTTAAAGATCTGCGCGCCATTACGCAGTACATCGGCGATAACGCCAAATCCTTCCAGAACCAGTACGGCAATATCAGCAGCGCCTCGGTGGGCGCCATTCAGCGTGGGTTGCTGACCCTGGAACAACAGGGCGCCGAGCACTTCTTCGGCGAGCCGATGCTGGATATCAAAGACTGGATGCGCACCGACAGCAGCGGCAAAGGCATCATCAACATTCTGAGCTCCGAGAAGCTCTATCAGATGCCAAAGCTCTACGCCGCCAGCCTGCTGTGGATGCTCTCTGAGCTCTACGAACAGTTACCCGAAGCGGGCGATCTGGAAAAACCGAAGCTGGTCTTCTTCTTTGACGAAGCGCACCTGCTGTTTAGCGACGCGCCGCAGGTATTGCTGGATAAAATTGAACAGGTCATTCGCCTGATCCGCTCCAAAGGGGTCGGCGTCTGGTTTGTTTCACAAAACCCATCGGATATCCCGGATAACGTGCTCGGCCAGCTCGGTAACCGCGTGCAGCACGCCCTGCGCGCCTTTACGCCGAAGGATCAGAAAGCGGTGAAAGCCGCCGCGCAGACCATGCGCGCCAATCCTGCTTTTGATACCGAAGCGGCGATTCAGGCGTTAGGCACCGGTGAAGCGCTGATCTCGTTCCTGGATGCTAAGGGCAGCCCGTCCGTGGTAGAACGCGCCATGGTGATCGCGCCCTGCTCGCGCATGGGACCGGTTACCGACGATGAACGCAACGGCCTGATTAACCACTCACCGGTTTACGGGAAGTACGAAGACGAGGTGGATCGCGAGTCTGCGTTCGAGATGCTGCAAAAAGGGGTGCAGGCGACAACCGAATCCCAGGATGCGCCTGCCGCTAAAGGGCAGTCTGTCGCCGTGGATGACGGTATTCTCGGGGGGCTCAAAGACATCCTGTTCGGCAGCACCGGGCCGCGCGGCGGCAAGCGCGACGGCGTGGTACAGACCATGGCGAAAAGCGCGGCGCGGCAGGTCACCAATCAGATAGTGCGCGGCATGCTGGGAAGTTTATTAGGCGGCCGTCGCCGGTAG
- a CDS encoding dihydroxyacetone kinase subunit DhaK — protein sequence MSRFFFNDRKQLVNDAIEGILLSAPHANLVKLDIDPAIRIVARGDWDKSRVAVISGGGSGHEPAHAGFVGKGMLTAAVCGDLFASPSVDAVLNAIVAVTGDRGCLLIVKNYTGDRLNFGLAAEKAKRYGLKVEMVIVADDIALPDNKQPRGIAGTALVHKIAGYAAEHGKSLSEVRDIAQQACDNLWSLGVAMQTCNLPGSDEEEGRIKQGHVELGLGIHGEPGASVVDTQNSKAIIDTLVTPLRAQAGEGRFAVLINNLGGVSALEMALLTKELAHSALKKEIAYLIGPAPLVSALDMKGFSLTLLKLNDFFEKAIHAEVETLGWQKPVAFAPLRTVAHTAIHDRVEYTPADNLRVGEYVSTVTSTLLQLENRLNALDAKVGDGDTGSTFAQGARDIAQRLEDRKLPLDNLSTLLLLVGERLATVMGGSSGVLMSIFFTAAGQKLHDGQPLPDALLSGLAQMKQYGGADLGDRTLIDSLQPALEALLKGDIEAAAKAAQYGAEATAKMAKAGAGRSSYVNKENLDGVMDPGAVAVAEVFKAMVDAKR from the coding sequence ATGTCCAGATTCTTCTTTAACGATCGCAAACAGCTGGTCAACGATGCCATTGAAGGCATACTGCTTTCTGCGCCACACGCAAATCTCGTCAAACTTGATATCGATCCGGCCATCAGGATCGTCGCACGCGGCGACTGGGACAAAAGCCGCGTGGCGGTGATCTCCGGCGGCGGTTCAGGCCACGAACCCGCGCACGCCGGGTTTGTCGGCAAAGGGATGCTGACGGCGGCAGTGTGTGGCGATCTGTTCGCCTCGCCGAGCGTGGATGCGGTGCTGAATGCCATTGTGGCGGTCACGGGCGATCGCGGCTGTCTGCTGATCGTCAAAAACTACACCGGCGATCGCCTGAACTTTGGCCTGGCGGCAGAAAAGGCCAAACGCTACGGCCTGAAGGTGGAGATGGTGATCGTGGCGGACGATATCGCGCTGCCGGATAACAAACAGCCGCGCGGTATTGCCGGTACGGCGCTGGTGCATAAGATTGCGGGCTATGCGGCGGAGCACGGGAAATCGTTGAGTGAGGTGCGGGATATTGCGCAACAGGCCTGCGATAACCTCTGGAGCCTGGGCGTTGCGATGCAAACGTGCAACCTGCCGGGCAGCGACGAGGAAGAGGGGCGCATTAAGCAGGGCCATGTCGAGCTGGGGCTGGGCATACACGGCGAGCCCGGTGCTTCCGTCGTGGATACGCAGAACAGCAAAGCCATTATCGACACGCTGGTGACGCCGCTACGCGCGCAGGCGGGAGAAGGGCGCTTTGCGGTATTGATTAACAATCTCGGCGGCGTATCGGCGCTGGAGATGGCGCTGCTGACCAAAGAGCTGGCGCATTCGGCGCTTAAAAAGGAGATCGCGTACCTGATAGGCCCCGCGCCGCTGGTGAGCGCGCTGGACATGAAGGGCTTTTCGCTCACGCTGCTGAAGCTCAACGATTTCTTTGAAAAGGCGATTCACGCCGAGGTTGAAACGCTGGGCTGGCAGAAGCCCGTAGCGTTTGCGCCACTGCGCACCGTGGCGCATACCGCCATTCACGATCGCGTGGAATACACCCCGGCGGACAACCTGCGGGTGGGCGAATATGTCTCCACGGTGACCAGCACGCTGCTCCAGCTGGAAAACCGGCTGAACGCGCTGGATGCGAAAGTGGGCGACGGTGATACGGGCTCTACCTTTGCGCAAGGCGCGCGGGATATTGCGCAGCGTCTGGAGGATCGCAAGCTCCCGCTTGATAACCTATCGACGCTGCTGCTGCTGGTGGGCGAGCGGCTGGCCACGGTGATGGGCGGATCGAGCGGGGTGCTGATGTCGATCTTCTTCACCGCGGCCGGGCAAAAGCTTCACGATGGACAGCCGCTACCGGATGCATTGCTCAGCGGACTGGCGCAGATGAAGCAGTACGGCGGAGCAGATCTCGGCGATCGTACCCTGATCGACTCGCTGCAGCCGGCGCTGGAGGCGTTGCTGAAAGGCGATATCGAGGCAGCGGCGAAGGCAGCACAGTACGGTGCCGAAGCAACGGCGAAAATGGCGAAAGCCGGTGCGGGGCGCTCGTCGTATGTGAATAAAGAGAACCTGGATGGGGTAATGGATCCCGGTGCGGTCGCGGTGGCTGAGGTGTTTAAGGCCATGGTAGATGCAAAACGGTAA
- the ahr gene encoding NADPH-dependent aldehyde reductase Ahr yields the protein MSKIKSYAAPQAGAELELYEYDAGELKAEDVEVQVDYCGICHSDLSMIDNEWGFSSYPLVAGHEVIGRVVALGSAAQDKGLKVGQRVGIGWTARSCGHCDACISGNQINCLEGAVPTILNKGGFADKLRADWQWVIPLPDSIDIESAGPLLCGGITVFKPLLMHHITATSRVGVIGIGGLGHIAIKLLHAMGCEVTAFSSNPAKEKEVLAMGADKVVNSRDPEALNALAGQFDLIINTVNVDLDWQPYFEALAYGGNFHTVGAVMKPLPVPAFTLIGGDRSVSGSATGTPFELRKLMKFAGRTKVAPTTELYPMSKINEAIQHVRDGKARYRVVLKADF from the coding sequence ATGTCGAAGATAAAAAGCTACGCCGCACCGCAGGCGGGTGCAGAACTTGAGCTGTACGAGTACGATGCGGGCGAACTAAAAGCTGAAGACGTCGAAGTACAGGTTGATTACTGCGGGATCTGCCACTCGGATCTCTCGATGATCGACAACGAATGGGGCTTCTCGAGCTATCCGCTGGTTGCCGGGCACGAAGTCATTGGCCGCGTCGTGGCGCTCGGTAGCGCCGCGCAGGACAAAGGGCTGAAAGTGGGCCAGCGCGTGGGCATTGGCTGGACGGCACGCAGCTGTGGTCACTGCGATGCCTGTATCAGCGGCAATCAGATCAACTGCCTCGAGGGCGCCGTTCCCACTATTCTGAACAAAGGCGGTTTTGCCGACAAACTGCGCGCCGACTGGCAATGGGTCATCCCGCTGCCGGACAGCATTGATATCGAATCCGCCGGTCCGCTGCTGTGCGGCGGTATCACCGTCTTCAAACCCCTGCTGATGCACCATATCACCGCCACCAGCCGCGTGGGCGTGATTGGTATTGGCGGTCTGGGCCATATCGCTATCAAGCTGCTTCACGCGATGGGCTGTGAAGTCACGGCATTCAGCTCGAACCCGGCGAAAGAGAAAGAAGTGCTGGCGATGGGTGCGGATAAAGTCGTGAACAGCCGCGATCCTGAAGCGCTGAACGCGCTGGCGGGTCAGTTTGACCTGATCATCAACACCGTTAACGTGGATCTCGACTGGCAGCCGTACTTTGAGGCGCTGGCCTACGGCGGCAACTTCCATACCGTCGGTGCGGTAATGAAGCCGCTGCCGGTTCCGGCGTTTACCCTGATCGGCGGGGATCGCAGCGTGTCAGGCTCCGCGACCGGTACGCCGTTTGAGTTGCGCAAGCTGATGAAGTTTGCCGGACGCACCAAAGTGGCCCCGACCACCGAACTGTATCCGATGTCGAAAATCAACGAAGCGATCCAGCACGTGCGTGACGGCAAAGCCCGCTACCGCGTGGTGTTAAAAGCGGATTTTTGA
- a CDS encoding GNAT family N-acetyltransferase translates to MSVITPVATTMRRITEQDNPAIAAVIRTVSAEYGLTADKGYTVADPNLDELYQLYSQPGHAYWVIEQNGRVVGGGGVAPLSCSEPDICELQKMYFLPTARGQGLAKKLALIALDHARKQGFTRCYLETTAFLKEAIGLYEHLGFEHIDAPLGCTGHVDCEVRMLKSL, encoded by the coding sequence ATGAGCGTGATTACCCCCGTCGCGACGACGATGCGTCGGATCACTGAGCAGGATAACCCGGCTATCGCCGCCGTTATCCGCACCGTTTCTGCCGAATATGGCCTGACGGCTGACAAAGGCTACACGGTTGCGGACCCGAACCTGGACGAGCTTTACCAGCTCTACAGCCAGCCAGGGCATGCCTACTGGGTAATCGAGCAGAACGGCCGGGTGGTGGGCGGCGGCGGCGTGGCGCCCCTCAGCTGCAGCGAGCCGGATATCTGTGAGCTGCAGAAAATGTATTTCCTGCCAACGGCGCGCGGGCAAGGACTGGCAAAAAAGCTGGCGCTGATTGCGCTGGACCACGCGCGTAAGCAGGGTTTTACACGCTGCTACCTTGAAACCACCGCTTTCCTCAAAGAGGCCATCGGCCTGTATGAACATCTGGGCTTTGAGCATATCGATGCACCGCTGGGCTGTACCGGCCACGTTGATTGCGAAGTCCGAATGCTGAAAAGTCTGTAA